The following proteins are co-located in the Manihot esculenta cultivar AM560-2 chromosome 7, M.esculenta_v8, whole genome shotgun sequence genome:
- the LOC110618571 gene encoding caffeoyl-CoA O-methyltransferase, whose translation MASNNEQQNQAGRHQEVGHKSLLQSDALYQYILETSVYPTEPEPMKELRELTAKHPWNIMTTSADEGQFLSMLLKLMNAKNTMEIGVYTGYSLLATALALPDDGKILAMDINRENYELGLPVIQKAGVAHKVDFREGPALPVLDQMIAEGKYHGTFDFIFVDADKDNYLNYHKRLIELVKVGGLIGYDNTLWNGSVVAAPDAPLRKYVKYYRDFVMELNKALPADPRIEICMLPVGDGITLCRRIK comes from the exons ATGGCATCCAACAATGAACAGCAAAATCAAGCAGGCAGGCACCAAGAAGTTGGCCACAAGAGCCTTCTGCAGAGCGACGCACTTTACCAG TACATACTTGAGACCAGTGTGTACCCAACAGAGCCTGAACCCATGAAGGAGCTGAGGGAGCTAACTGCCAAGCATCCCTG GAACATAATGACTACATCAGCAGATGAAGGGCAATTCTTGAGCATGCTTTTGAAGCTTATGAATGCCAAGAACACCATGGAAATTGGTGTATACACCGGATATTCTCTCCTGGCAACTGCTCTTGCTCTTCCTGATGATGGAAAG ATCTTGGCGATGGACATAAACAGAGAGAACTATGAGCTGGGTCTGCCTGTTATCCAGAAAGCAGGTGTTGCTCACAAGGTTGATTTCAGAGAAGGCCCTGCTTTGCCTGTTCTTGACCAAATGATTGCCGAA GGGAAGTACCATGGAACTTTTGATTTCATCTTTGTGGACGCTGATAAAGACAATTATCTGAACTACCACAAGAGATTGATTGAGTTGGTCAAAGTTGGTGGACTAATCGGCTACGACAACACCCTATGGAATGGTTCTGTGGTGGCAGCACCTGATGCACCCTTAAGGAAGTATGTTAAGTACTACAGGGACTTCGTGATGGAGCTTAACAAGGCTCTACCAGCGGACCCCAGGATTGAGATTTGCATGCTTCCGGTTGGTGATGGAATCACTCTTTGCCGTCGGATCAAGTGA